Proteins from a genomic interval of Excalfactoria chinensis isolate bCotChi1 chromosome 21, bCotChi1.hap2, whole genome shotgun sequence:
- the UBASH3B gene encoding ubiquitin-associated and SH3 domain-containing protein B, with protein MMAQRGQPAPHAMAAKEELYSKVIPRRNRQHRAGTIKHGSSLEILLSMGFPKARAQKALASTGGRSVQAACDWLFSHVGDPFLDDTLPREYVLYLRPTGPLAQKLSEFWQQSKQICGKNKAHNIFPHITLCQFFMCEDSKVDALTEALQATVMRWKCKFPAPLPLELYTSSNFIGLFVKEESAEVLKKFAADFAAEAASKADVHVEPHKKQLHVTLAYHFQTSHLPTLEKLAQNIDVKLGCDWVAAIFSRDIRFVNHETLQVIYPYTPQNDDELELVPGDFIFMSPVEQTSTSEGWIYGISLATGCSGLLPENYITKADECGTWVFHGSYSILNTTSSPSLQAFTDGALERRQQEDQGPGDTGPLTIICQNVQPLRISSQPGPQKRCLFVCRHGERMDVVFGKYWLSQCFDAKGRYVRSNLNMPHSLPQRSGGFRDYEKDAPITVLGCMQARLVGEALLETNTIVDYIYSSPSLRCVQTAHNILKGMQQENNLKIRIEPGLFEWTKWVSGNTLPAWIPPVDLAAATLSVDTTYRPHIPVSKLVVSESYDTYISRSYQVTKEIISECKGKGNNILIVAHASSLEACTCQLQGLSPQNSKDFVQMVRKIPYLGFCSCEELGDTGVWQLTDPPILPLTHGPTGGFNWRETLLQE; from the exons ACAAAAAGCACTGGCATCGACAGGTGGAAGAAGCGTCCAAGCAGCATGCGACTG GCTGTTCTCCCATGTGGGTGATCCGTTCCTGGATGACACCCTGCCTCGGGAGTACGTCCTCTACCTGCGTCCCACCGGCCCCCTGGCTCAGAAGCTCTCTGAGTTCTGGCAGCAATCAAAGCAGATCTGCGGGAAGAACAAAGCTCACAACATTTTCCCACATATCACCCTGTGCCAGTTCTTTATG TGCGAGGACAGCAAGGTCGATGCTCTCACGGAAGCCCTGCAGGCCACTGTGATGCGCTGGAAATGCAAGttccctgcccctctgcccTTGGAGCTCTACACGTCCTCCAATTTCATCGGGCTTTTTGTCAAGGAGGAAAGTGCTGAGGTGCTCAAGAAGTTTGCTGCAGACTTTGCTGCAGAGGCTGCCTCCAAAGCAG ATGTGCACGTGGAACCCCACAAGAAGCAGCTCCACGTGACGTTGGCCTATCACTTCCAGACCAGCCACCTGCCCACACTGGAGAAGTTAGCACAGAACATCGATGTCAAGCTGGGCTGTGACTGGGTGGCTGCCATATTCTCCCGAGACATACGCTTTGTTAACCACGAG ACTCTACAAGTGATCTACCCTTACACTCCCCAGAATGATGATGAACTTGAACTGGTCCCCGGAGACTTCATTTTCATGTCCCCAGTGGAACAAACCAGTACAAGTGAGGGCTGGATTTATGGCATTTCCCTTGCAACTGGCTGTTCTGGGCTACTGCCTGAAAATTACATCACGAAGGCGGATGAATGTGGGACCTGGGTGTTCCATGG GTCCTACTCAATCCTGAACACCACATCTTCCCCCTCCCTTCAAGCCTTCACTGATGGAGCTCTGGAAAGAAGACAGCAGGAAGACCAAGGGCCTGGGGACACAGGGCCACTCACTATTATCTGCCAAAACGTGCAG CCGCTGAGAATAAGCAGCCAGCCGGGGCCTCAGAAGCGCTGCCTCTTCGTCTGCAGGCATGGGGAGAGAATGGATGTCGTTTTTGGGAAGTACTGGTTGTCACAATGTTTTGATGCCAAAG GAAGGTACGTGCGCAGTAACCTGAATATGCCTCACAGTTTACCTCAAAGGAGCGGCGGGTTCAGGGATTATGAGAAAGATGCGCCCATCACTGTGCTTGGCTGTATGCAGGCGAGGCTTGTTG GAGAAGCCTTGCTAGAAACTAACACCATTGTAGACTACATCTACAGCTCCCCGTCCCTTCGGTGCGTACAGACAGCACACAATATCCTGAAAG gTATGCAACAAGAGAACAACCTGAAAATTCGGATAGAGCCGGGCTTGTTTGAATGGACCAAGTGGGTCTCGGGGAACACCCTACCTGCTTGGATACCCCCTGTGGATTTAGCTGCAGCTACTCTAAGCGTTGATACAACCTACAG ACCTCATATTCCTGTCAGCAAGTTAGTGGTTTCTGAATCTTATGATACATACATAAGTAGAAGTTACCAAGTAACGAAAGAAATCATCAGTGAATGTAAAGGCAAAG GAAACAACATCCTGATAGTGGCACACGCGTCCTCCCTGGAGGCTTGTACCTGCCAGCTCCAAGGGCTCTCGCCACAGAACTCCAAGGACTTTGTACAGATGGTCCGAAAG ATTCCATACTTGGGGTTTTGTTCGTGCGAAGAACTAGGAGATACAGGTGTCTGGCAGCTTACAGATCCCCCCATCCTCCCTCTCACACATGGACCGACCGGAGGCTTTAACTGGAGAGAAACCTTACTACAAGAATAG